A part of Astatotilapia calliptera chromosome 15, fAstCal1.2, whole genome shotgun sequence genomic DNA contains:
- the si:ch73-60h1.1 gene encoding calcium/calmodulin-dependent protein kinase type IV gives MPTSRPGSEPVEFWVDGSRRDGTVEEFYTLSSELGRGATSIVYRCEEKQTQKPYAVKVLKKTIDKKIVRTEIGVLLRLSHPNIIQLKEIFETDTDIALVLELVTGGELFDRIVERGYYSERDAAHVIKQILEAVAYLHENGVVHRDLKPENLLYADLSLDAPLKIADFGLSKIVDDQVTMKTVCGTPGYCAPEILRGNAYGPEVDMWSVGVILYILLCGFEPFFDPRGDQYMYSRILNCDYEFVSPWWDEVSLNAKDLVSKLIVLDPHKRLSVREALQHPWVLGKAARFSHMDTTQRKLQEFNARRKLKAAMKAVVATSRMHEGSRRRTDSCDIPGSGASRQSSMQQDPPPESACSTQKDKEAPPPDQQLPQEVESKSADPNALSPSPPHSSKLPSSDVTPAGPIPTRPPLRADGLRQVSVIPKSMLVQPRPPQKSCSVIEPTPRVGATPTLGSPPSPNNLSNGFTSGAEPTSKTTHCQ, from the exons ATGCCGACGTCCCGGCCTGGTTCGGAGCCGGTGGAGTTCTGGGTGGACGGATCAAGGCGGGACGGGACTGTGGAGGAATTCTACACCCTGAGCTCGGAGCTGGGCAG AGGAGCGACTTCTATTGTGTATCGCTGTGAGGAGAAACAGACCCAGAAGCCCTACGCTGTCAAAGTCCTCAAGAAAACG ATTGACAAGAAAATTGTTCGCACTGAAATCGGCGTTCTGCTGCGTCTTTCTCACCCAAACATT ATCCAGCTGAAGGAGATCTttgagacagacacagacattgCTCTGGTGCTGGAGTTGGTGACTGGAGGAGAGCTCTTTGACCG GATTGTGGAACGTGGTTACTACAGTGAGAGAGATGCCGCTCATGTCATCAAGCAGATTCTGGAGGCTGTGGCG TATTTACATGAGAACGGTGTTGTGCATCGTGACCTTAAACCAGAGAATCTGCTGTACGCCGACCTGTCTCTGGATGCTCCGCTGAAGATAG CTGACTTTGGTCTTTCAAAAATCGTAGATGACCAGGTGACCATGAAGACAGTCTGCGGTACTCCGGGGTATTGCG CTCCAGAGATCCTGCGGGGAAATGCCTACGGCCCTGAGGTGGACATGTGGTCGGTGGGCGTGATCCTCTACATCCT ACTCTGTGGGTTTGAGCCCTTCTTCGACCCAAGAGGGGATCAGTACATGTATAGTCGCATCCTCAACTGTGACTATGAGTTTGTTTCTCCGTGGTGGGACGAGGTCTCCCTCAATGCTAAGGATCTG GTCAGTAAGCTGATTGTCCTCGACCCTCACAAGCGCCTCAGTGTCCGGGAGGCCCTGCAGCACCCCTGGGTGCTGGGCAAAGCTGCCCGGTTCTCTCATATGGATACTACCCAGAGGAAACTACAGGAGTTCAACGCTCGACGCAAACTTAAG GCGGCCATGAAAGCTGTCGTGGCCACAAGTCGGATGCATGAAGGTTCGCGGCGTCGCACAGACAGCTGTGACATTCCAGGTTCAGGGGCTTCCAGGCAGAGCAGCATGCAGCAGGACCCGCCTCCTGAGTCTGCATGCTCCAcccaaaaagacaaagaggctCCACCTCCTGACCAGCAGTTGCCACAGGAAGTTGAATCGAAGTCTGCTGACCCAAACGCCCTCAGCCCCTCTCCTCCACACAGCTCCAAACTACCCAGCTCTGATGTCACACCCGCAGGGCCCATCCCCACCAGACCGCCACTGCGCGCTGATGGGCTGCGACAAGTATCTGTAATCCCTAAAAGCATGCTGGTCCAACCCCGGCCGCCGCAGAAAAGCTGCTCTGTCATAGAGCCAACCCCCAGAGTTGGGGCCACACCCACACTGGGCTCACCCCCGAGTCCCAACAACCTCAGCAATGGCTTCACATCTGGGGCGGAGCCTACCAGTAAGACCACCCACTGCCAGTGA
- the fam174c gene encoding protein FAM174C, with translation MTFYRSLSAVLVSVCWVLLSVAEEDNSTETRRTAATNSSRVNAINGTSKGPLNTFNVDSSMIQRALYVLVGITIIGVLYFLIRAVRLKKPTHRKKYGLLSNEDDAVEMDAVDSDEDDTLYESRSLRR, from the exons atgactttttatcGAAGTCTCTCAGCGGTTCTTGTATCGGTATGCTGGGTTCTCTTGTCCGTGGCGGAGGAGGACAACAGCACCGAAACTCGTAGAACCGCCGCGACGAACTCCAGCAGGGTTAACGCCATAAACGGCACCAGCAAGGGTCCGCTTAATACCTTCAACGTGGACAGCTCGATGATCCAGAGGGCCCTCTACGTCCTCGTTGGCATCACTATAATCGGCGTCCTCTACTTCCTCATCCGAGCCGTGCG GCTGAAGAAGCCCACCCACAGAAAGAAGTATGGTCTACTGTCCAATGAGGACGATGCTGTGGAGATGGATGCGGTGGACAGCGACGAGGACGACACGCTGTACGAATCTCGCAGCCTCCGCAG ATGA
- the LOC113006734 gene encoding T-cell acute lymphocytic leukemia protein 1 homolog — protein sequence MLHEDVQDLHTFRSDPDPRIALKLRAAPCERNLTEGTRPRVVRRIFTNSRERWRQQNVNGAFAELRRLIPTHPPDRKLSKNEILRLALRYISFLDHLLTEQDLSGAPQSQAVRLEEDRLQGTPSPNSTCESSSEGDSDGLMGEQRQLQYQQVQLSRSSRDQLRLFHHSRCEGPCSLGSD from the exons tgaTCCAGATCCACGCATCGCCTTGAAGCTCAGAGCGGCTCCGTGTGAGAGGAACCTCACTGAGG GTACCCGTCCCAGAGTGGTACGTCGGATTTTCACCAACAGTCGAGAACGATGGCGCCAGCAGAATGTGAATGGTGCATTCGCAGAGCTGCGACGTCTCATACCCACCCACCCCCCAGACAGGAAGCTCAGCAAGAACGAGATCCTACGCCTCGCCCTCAGGTACATCAGCTTTCTGGACCATCTACTGACTGAGCAAGACCTCAGCGGGGCCCCACAGAGCCAGGCTGTGaggctggaggaggacagactgCAGGGGACACCATCACCTAACTCCACCTGCGAGAGTTCATCAGAGGGAGACTCTGATGGGCTGATGGGGGAGCAGAGGCAGCTCCAGTACCAGCAGGTACAGCTGAGCAGGTCGAGCAGAGATCAGCTGAGACTGTTTCATCACTCCAGATGTGAAGGCCCCTGCAGTCTGGGGTCAGACTGA